The Desulfonatronovibrio magnus region GATCATGGGCGGCAGAATAAGTGAAGCTTTCACACGTTCAAAAGATGCAGCGCCTGTTGGCTGGTCATATAGTAGTTCCAGTGGCCTGCTGTTCAGCTGCGCCCTTTATCTGTACAGCCTGATGAATGATCAATGTTCAGTTACAAGTACTCTTATGGAAGATAATGCAGACAGGAATTACTTTGATACACTTGATTACGGTTTTTCTGACAGGGATGCCCTTGAAGGGGAGTGTTTGAGACAGATCATGCAAGGCTTGGCCATGACCAGACTGCCAGATGCGGAATTGAAAAAATATTTTCAATGGGCAGTTAAGCTCGGAGAGAAAAGAATTCAGCATATTGTCAGCAATAAATATCGCAAAGCCTACAAAAGAGCTGCAAAGGTGCTTGTGGCCATAGCCGAGGCCTATGCGGCCAATAATGATAATCAAAAGGCAGCTTCAATGCTGAAAAAATACTATTATGAGCTTTTCAACCGCTTCAGCGCCTTCAGAAGTGAAGTCAGGGAAGTGCTGGGCATGTCTGAAATATTGAGAAAGAAGTCTATTGGAGTGTAACAGTCCATGCTATGGGTATGGGCATTCTGCAAAAACGAACCCAATTGCGGGTTTGTCATGACAAATCCGCAATCAGGTTCGTTTTTGTCTTGAAGTGTCAAGCTAATGCAGTGTAAGCATTCAGGGGGATGTTGAAACCGGCCTGGGGACAGTCCGTCAGTGAAAACTGCAGCACAATGAAATGTTATCTCTGGTTGAGTGCCGGACAGTCCCTTGTGTCTTAAAAAAAGCTAAACTGTTACCCAAGGAAGAGTGAACGCATATTCTGGCATTTCTAATGGAGTCTTTAGGGGTATGAAATGAGCACTGATATTCAAGAAAAAAATAATGATTCTCTTTTCAGCCGAGTCGTCACAATTCTCGAGAATGCCCGATCTAATGTTGTCCGTTCGGTTAATTCCAATATGGTTGCGGCTTACTGGCTGATCGGGCGGGAGATTGTGCAGGAATTGCAGAAAGGCGAAGAGCGGGCTGAGTATGGAAAGCAAGTTATAGAGGATTTGTCTGATGTCTCACAGCACAATATGGAAAAGGCTTTTCGACAACCAATCTTTGGTATTTCAGGCAGTTTTATCAGAAATATCCTAACCGTCTTTCAATTCTCCACCCGCAGGGTGGAGAATGTGTAAAATCCGGAAATCTCCACCCGGCAGGTGGAAAATTTCCGGAAGAACAAAAAAGTTACCCAACTGATTGCCAATCTGTTGCAAAATCAATTAAATTCTCATCTGGTGGAGATTTGAGCCAGGCCTTCTCCCCACAACTTTCCTGGTCCCACTACCGTGCATTAATGCGGGTAAAAGACGAAAAAGCCCGCCTTTTTTATGAGCAGGAAGCCATTGA contains the following coding sequences:
- a CDS encoding DUF1016 N-terminal domain-containing protein: MSTDIQEKNNDSLFSRVVTILENARSNVVRSVNSNMVAAYWLIGREIVQELQKGEERAEYGKQVIEDLSDVSQHNMEKAFRQPIFGISGSFIRNILTVFQFSTRRVENV